The Campylobacter hyointestinalis subsp. hyointestinalis nucleotide sequence AGCTAGAGTTTGACTATGATAGCGAATGCAAGAAACCGTTTTATAAACTTTCAGGTGGTATGAAACAAAAAGTTTTGATAGCCATAGCGCTTGCAAGGCACTCAAAAACTATAATGTTTGATGAGCCAACGGCAAATCTAGATCCAGAAGCCAGAGATAAATTCTTGCAAATTTTAGGTTCTAAATTTAAAGATCATACGCTTATTTTCATATCTCATAGACTAAGTGAAGTAAAAGGTATAGTAGATAGAGTCATAGAAATGGATCTTGGAAATGTGATAAAAGACAGTAAGGACGCGCAATGAAAAATCTACTTTTGATAGCAAAGATCGACATAAAAGAGTCGTTTCGTTCTAAATGGTTCTTGCTTTATTTATTTGCTTTTGCAGGGCTTATAGCTACGTTTTTTGTAACAGGGGTAGTAGATAGTAGGGTTGCTGGATTTAGTGGGCTTACTAGAATGCTTTTGCTTTTTATCCAAATTTGCATTATCATTTTACCTATATTTATCCTTATAACAACAGTTAGAAGCATAAGTTCTGATAGAGAAGCTGGTGCTCTTGAGTATCTGCTTAGTTTTCCTTTGTCACTAAAAGAGTATTATTTTGGTAAGGCTTTAGGTAGGGCTTTTACGGTATTTTTACCTATGCTTTTGGCTTTGGTTTTATCGCTTTTTATAGCAATATTTAAAGGCGCTACTATCCCTTGGGATGTGTTTTTTTACTATACGTTGTTGCTTTTGGTTTTGTCTTTTGTATTTTTATCGTTTGGTTTTTTGATATCAAGCCTTATAAAAAGCAGCGAACTTGGTCTTGGATTCTCTTTTTTGTTTTGGTTATTTTTGTTGGCGTTTTTAGATCTTGCTCTTATAGGGCTTATGATGCAAAGTTCTGTAAATGAAAATATCATATATATCATATCTTTAGCAAATCCTGTGCAAATTTTTAGGATAGCGGCGATTAGCTTGTTTGATCCAAATTTGGCTGTTATCGGACCGGCTGCGTATTTTATACTCGATGGTTTTGGAAGAGTCAGCTTTTTGATTTATTCTGTGATTTATCCTATAATACTCGGAAGTATTTGTTTTATTTGCGGATATTTATGGTTTTGTAAAAAGGATTTGGTATGAAAAAAATTATATTTTTTATATTATGTTTTGGTTTGGCTTTGGGTGCAAATTTAAAAGACAGCGAATTTTTTAAAGACGTAAATTCTACTTGTCCTATTAAATTTATAGATGTATTTTCTCATCCTGATTGGATATCTGTTTTGGAGTATAAAAATGGTGAGAAAGTTCTTTTTAGCTCAGTCAAACCTATGTTTCATTATTTTTACGTTAGCTCATATAAGCACATCTCACCGCTTAAAAAGATGTACGTTACGGACTTTAAAACAAAAAATTTAATAGATGCGAGTGATGCTTTTTATGTTTTTGGTAGTCGCATAGTAAGTGCTAGTGGAGATGATCTAATACCGTTTTCAAGTATGGAAGATGCTAAAGAATTTATGGATAAAAACTCAGGACATAAGATACTGAAATTCAATGAGATAACAAAAAAATTGATCGATTATTTAGACTAAAGGTAAAATATGAAAAAAATTCTTTTACTTTCATTTGTAGGTGTCACGTTAGGTCTTGTTTTTGCTTTTATTTTTAATAGTCCAACTAAAACAAGCAACCGCGTAGTAGCCCAGTCAAACATAACTTGCGATCTAAATTTAGATAGTTGCAGTGTTCAAAAAGATGGTAAAACAATAACTTTTTCTTTCTATCCAAGACCTCTTAGCGCTATGACGCCAGTAACTCTTAAAGTAGAGGGGCTAGGCGGCGAGTATAAAAATTTAAACGCTCAAATTTATGGTATAAACATGGATATGGGAACCATAAAAGCGGCGCTTGAAAAAAGGTCAAATATCTATATGGGAAGTATCGTTCTTAGCTCGTGCGTAGTTGCTGTGATGAACTATCGCTTAGAGCTTTATGAGGGCGATAAACCACTTGGAATTTACATCGACTTTGATCTTAGGAGCTAGATTTTAGTATAATACACATAA carries:
- a CDS encoding ABC transporter permease — protein: MKNLLLIAKIDIKESFRSKWFLLYLFAFAGLIATFFVTGVVDSRVAGFSGLTRMLLLFIQICIIILPIFILITTVRSISSDREAGALEYLLSFPLSLKEYYFGKALGRAFTVFLPMLLALVLSLFIAIFKGATIPWDVFFYYTLLLLVLSFVFLSFGFLISSLIKSSELGLGFSFLFWLFLLAFLDLALIGLMMQSSVNENIIYIISLANPVQIFRIAAISLFDPNLAVIGPAAYFILDGFGRVSFLIYSVIYPIILGSICFICGYLWFCKKDLV
- a CDS encoding nitrous oxide reductase accessory protein NosL, producing MKKIIFFILCFGLALGANLKDSEFFKDVNSTCPIKFIDVFSHPDWISVLEYKNGEKVLFSSVKPMFHYFYVSSYKHISPLKKMYVTDFKTKNLIDASDAFYVFGSRIVSASGDDLIPFSSMEDAKEFMDKNSGHKILKFNEITKKLIDYLD